In one window of Tellurirhabdus rosea DNA:
- the ppk1 gene encoding polyphosphate kinase 1, producing MSTKNPSNPDKTAKRGSFGNLFSFFSNRKPTPSPDGDDMKAVKMSEKLANVIDQSNYISRDLSWLKFNDRVLDQAKNPERNLFDRLKFLAITASNLDEFFTIRVGSLYNYLDYGRERTDYSGLREIPFRKALMTAAQLFSQEQSQIFTELKEGFPEYDFRLVKFADLTAEEQKQATAYFDRTIYPMLTPMVYDYTHTFPVLLAKVLIFGVVTQGPDKPVKPHEEDESQRLSFVQIPANLPRFMRFERDEEVLFMPIEEVVRQEIKKLYRNVELLSVTLFRITRNGDFTLEESDDIEANFVDEIKQKIKNRRLGRVVRVEMESGGLDWMINLLKKRWEIDDYNLFENDQLIDYSSLWQLIRHPDFRDFLPSPPPPVPAMGFGREKNFDIFEAMKERDILLHHPFNNFEPVLSLLEAAAEDPNVLAIKLTIYRLAKHSRVTDALLKAAENGKHVSVLFEVKARFDEENNIREAQRLQKAGCFVIYGISKYKTHTKLLLVVRNEGNRVVRYAHLSSGNYNEDTAKLYTDIGLLTTDEVYTHDISEFFNVITGHSLPNHYQYLITAPRDMRKGLIKLIQDEAKNAREGLSSGICIKLNSLEDKDVIDELYKASQAGVPIRLIVRGICCLRPGRQGLSENITVRSLVGDFLEHTRLFYFHNNGDPKIYGGSADVMVRSFDRRIESMFLLVDKYVKQEAIMILDFNLRDNVNAYELHEDGNYVRCCINEKLEQPINIHRKFFEVTEEDVMQARLFADEPKESPAEPEEQHEPEEEVH from the coding sequence ATGAGTACCAAAAATCCTTCCAACCCCGATAAAACAGCGAAGCGAGGTTCTTTCGGGAATCTTTTTTCGTTTTTTTCGAATCGAAAACCAACCCCTTCCCCCGACGGAGACGATATGAAAGCGGTGAAAATGAGTGAGAAGCTGGCGAACGTGATCGACCAGAGCAACTACATCAGCCGTGATCTAAGCTGGCTGAAATTCAATGACCGTGTGCTCGACCAGGCCAAAAACCCGGAGCGAAACCTGTTTGACCGCCTGAAGTTTCTGGCCATCACGGCGTCTAACCTGGACGAGTTTTTCACCATCCGCGTCGGCAGCCTGTACAACTACCTGGACTACGGCCGGGAACGGACGGACTACTCCGGACTGCGCGAAATACCCTTTCGCAAGGCCCTGATGACCGCAGCCCAGCTGTTCAGCCAGGAGCAGAGCCAGATTTTTACGGAACTGAAAGAAGGCTTTCCCGAATACGACTTTCGGCTGGTCAAATTTGCCGACCTCACCGCCGAGGAGCAGAAACAGGCCACCGCGTACTTCGACCGGACGATCTACCCCATGCTGACGCCGATGGTGTACGACTACACGCACACCTTCCCGGTGCTGCTGGCGAAAGTCCTGATCTTCGGCGTCGTGACGCAGGGGCCCGACAAGCCCGTCAAGCCGCACGAGGAGGACGAGAGCCAGCGCCTGTCGTTTGTGCAGATTCCGGCCAACCTGCCGCGGTTCATGCGGTTCGAACGGGACGAAGAAGTGCTCTTTATGCCGATTGAGGAAGTGGTCCGGCAGGAAATCAAGAAGCTGTACCGGAACGTGGAACTGCTGTCGGTGACGCTGTTCCGCATTACCCGGAACGGCGATTTTACGCTGGAAGAAAGCGACGACATCGAAGCCAATTTTGTCGATGAGATCAAGCAGAAAATCAAAAACCGTCGCCTGGGCCGCGTAGTGCGGGTCGAAATGGAGTCCGGTGGACTGGACTGGATGATTAATCTGCTGAAAAAACGGTGGGAAATCGACGATTACAACCTGTTTGAAAACGACCAGTTGATTGACTACAGCAGTCTCTGGCAGCTGATTCGTCACCCGGATTTCCGGGATTTTCTGCCTTCGCCGCCGCCGCCGGTCCCGGCAATGGGCTTCGGACGGGAGAAGAACTTCGACATCTTCGAAGCCATGAAGGAGCGGGACATTCTGCTGCACCATCCGTTCAACAACTTCGAGCCGGTGCTGTCGCTGCTCGAAGCCGCCGCCGAAGACCCGAACGTGCTGGCCATCAAGCTGACCATTTACCGCCTCGCCAAACACTCCCGCGTCACGGATGCCCTGCTGAAAGCGGCCGAGAACGGGAAGCACGTGTCCGTTCTGTTTGAAGTAAAAGCCCGTTTCGACGAAGAAAACAACATCCGGGAAGCCCAGCGGCTGCAAAAAGCGGGCTGCTTCGTTATTTACGGCATCAGCAAGTACAAAACCCACACGAAGCTGCTGCTCGTGGTGCGCAACGAAGGCAACCGCGTGGTCCGCTACGCCCACCTGTCGAGCGGGAACTACAACGAGGATACGGCCAAACTCTACACCGACATCGGCCTGCTGACGACCGACGAGGTGTACACCCACGATATTTCCGAGTTTTTCAACGTCATCACGGGCCATTCGCTGCCCAATCACTACCAGTACCTCATCACGGCCCCGCGCGACATGCGCAAAGGGCTCATCAAGCTCATTCAGGATGAGGCGAAAAACGCCCGGGAAGGACTGTCGAGCGGCATCTGCATCAAGCTGAACTCGCTGGAAGACAAGGACGTAATTGATGAACTTTACAAAGCGTCGCAGGCCGGAGTGCCTATCCGCCTGATTGTCCGGGGAATCTGCTGTCTGCGTCCGGGTCGGCAGGGGCTGAGCGAAAATATTACCGTTCGCTCACTGGTAGGCGATTTTCTGGAACACACCCGGCTGTTCTATTTTCACAACAACGGCGATCCGAAAATCTACGGCGGCAGCGCGGATGTTATGGTGCGGAGCTTCGACCGGCGCATTGAATCCATGTTCCTGCTGGTCGACAAATACGTGAAGCAGGAGGCGATTATGATTCTGGATTTCAACCTCCGCGACAATGTAAATGCCTACGAACTGCACGAGGACGGGAATTATGTCCGCTGCTGCATCAACGAAAAGCTGGAGCAGCCCATCAATATTCACCGGAAATTCTTCGAAGTGACGGAAGAGGATGTCATGCAGGCCCGCCTGTTTGCCGACGAACCCAAAGAAAGTCCGGCAGAACCCGAGGAGCAGCACGAGCCAGAAGAAGAAGTCCATTGA
- the gyrB gene encoding DNA topoisomerase (ATP-hydrolyzing) subunit B, with amino-acid sequence MTNEIVEADIRAEDNGQPKYGASTIRVLEGLEAVRLRPAMYIGDVGIKGLHHLIWEVVDNSIDEALAGYCDTIRVTINEDNSITVQDNGRGIPTDMHETGKSALEVVMTVLHAGGKFDKDNYKVSGGLHGVGVSCVNALSTHLRVEVHREGKKYEQEYSIGIPQYDVREIGTTDSRGTMVTFKPDESIFTETVYRYDTVAGRLRELAFLNKGIRIFLTDLRELNEDGTPKFSQEFYSEGGLVEFVKYLDESRPSLAGMEPMYMESDKGSTPVQVAMVYNLEGSENIFSYVNNINTHEGGTHVQGFRSAISRVLKKYAEENNLLGKKTGKIEFDGSDFRKGLTAVVSVKVAEPQFEGQTKTKLGNQEVVSAVSGVVAEILRTWLEEHPKEAKQIVEKVLLSAQARIAAAAIYEKMLTGRKDFMSGMGLPGKLADCSDTNPEKCEIYLVEGDSAGGSAKQGRNRAYQAILPLRGKILNVEKALEHKIYENEEIKNIITALGIRFEKDRETDETRMNLDKLRYHKVIIMTDADVDGSHIRTLILTLFFRNMRSLIENGFVYIAQPPLYLVKKGKEERYCWTEAQREQAVRDLAGSGREENVNVQRYKGLGEMNPEQLWKTTMDPETRSLKQVTIESAAEADHVFSMLMGDDVAPRREFIERNAKYARVDV; translated from the coding sequence ATGACGAACGAAATAGTTGAAGCCGACATCAGGGCCGAAGACAACGGACAACCCAAGTACGGGGCGAGCACCATCCGGGTTCTGGAAGGCCTTGAGGCCGTCCGCCTGCGTCCGGCGATGTACATTGGCGATGTGGGAATCAAGGGGTTACACCACCTCATCTGGGAAGTTGTCGATAACTCGATTGACGAAGCGCTCGCCGGTTACTGCGATACGATTCGGGTAACCATCAACGAAGACAATTCCATTACGGTGCAGGACAACGGCCGGGGCATCCCGACCGATATGCACGAAACCGGCAAGTCGGCACTCGAAGTCGTTATGACGGTGCTGCACGCCGGTGGTAAATTCGATAAAGACAACTACAAGGTCTCCGGCGGTCTGCACGGGGTAGGGGTGTCCTGCGTGAACGCGCTTTCGACCCACCTGCGCGTGGAAGTACACCGCGAAGGAAAAAAATACGAACAGGAATACAGCATCGGGATTCCGCAGTACGACGTCCGCGAAATCGGCACGACGGACAGCCGGGGTACGATGGTGACTTTCAAACCGGATGAGTCGATCTTTACCGAGACGGTTTATCGCTACGATACGGTGGCGGGCCGCCTGCGCGAGCTGGCTTTCCTCAACAAAGGCATCCGCATTTTCCTGACCGATCTGCGCGAACTGAATGAAGACGGCACGCCGAAGTTCAGCCAGGAGTTTTACTCGGAAGGCGGTCTGGTGGAGTTTGTGAAGTATCTGGACGAAAGCCGGCCGTCGCTGGCGGGCATGGAGCCGATGTACATGGAGTCCGACAAAGGGTCGACGCCGGTACAGGTGGCTATGGTTTACAACCTGGAAGGCAGCGAGAACATTTTCTCCTACGTCAACAACATCAACACCCACGAGGGCGGTACACACGTGCAGGGCTTCCGCTCGGCCATCTCGCGGGTGCTCAAAAAATACGCCGAAGAAAATAACCTGCTCGGTAAAAAAACCGGTAAAATCGAGTTCGACGGCTCCGACTTCCGGAAGGGTCTGACGGCCGTGGTATCGGTGAAAGTGGCTGAACCGCAGTTCGAAGGGCAAACCAAGACCAAACTGGGTAACCAGGAAGTCGTCAGCGCGGTCAGCGGCGTGGTGGCCGAGATTCTGCGGACATGGCTGGAAGAGCATCCCAAAGAGGCGAAGCAAATTGTCGAAAAGGTTCTGCTTTCGGCCCAGGCCCGGATTGCCGCCGCTGCCATCTACGAAAAAATGCTCACGGGTCGTAAGGACTTCATGAGCGGGATGGGGCTGCCCGGCAAACTCGCCGACTGCTCGGATACGAATCCCGAAAAGTGCGAAATCTACCTCGTAGAGGGCGACTCGGCCGGTGGTTCTGCCAAACAGGGCCGTAACCGGGCGTATCAGGCCATTCTGCCGCTGCGCGGTAAAATCCTGAACGTCGAAAAGGCGCTCGAACACAAGATTTACGAAAACGAAGAGATCAAGAACATCATCACGGCGCTCGGCATCCGGTTTGAAAAAGACCGCGAAACCGACGAGACCCGGATGAACCTCGATAAACTGCGTTACCACAAGGTCATCATCATGACCGACGCCGACGTGGACGGCAGCCACATCCGGACGCTGATCCTGACGCTGTTCTTCCGGAACATGCGCTCGCTGATCGAAAACGGCTTTGTCTACATCGCCCAGCCGCCGCTGTACCTCGTCAAGAAAGGCAAGGAAGAGCGCTACTGCTGGACCGAAGCCCAACGCGAACAGGCCGTCCGTGACCTGGCCGGTTCGGGCCGCGAGGAGAACGTGAACGTCCAGCGTTACAAAGGGCTGGGTGAAATGAACCCCGAGCAGTTGTGGAAAACCACGATGGACCCCGAAACGCGCAGCCTCAAGCAGGTGACCATCGAGTCGGCCGCCGAAGCGGACCACGTGTTCTCGATGCTCATGGGCGACGATGTGGCCCCGCGCCGCGAGTTCATCGAACGCAACGCCAAGTACGCACGGGTAGACGTATAA
- a CDS encoding PAS domain-containing protein — translation MNPSTSGSTAHQVGTETPVEALRQENALLRSMLEATPLGVCALQPVLDSTGQAIDFVVLAFNQASLRYVAATPFPLAKGFSFSQLVPGARETGLFDRLRQVFETGEPQQAEIPHFLENTPGWYLIRFQKQGEHLLATFHDLSQPLLARQTPKEKGSLLQNVLNTIQAGVFVSEAVRNEAGEVIDFRVIEANPVALRTIGLTLEEVIGQLTSKIFPYSHSSGVFNRYLTVLETGEAQQYEIPYFGDGLSAWFSVRLVPDGTERVISSTLDITSIKEAQLSQQRQTQTLQGILENIPSGLFITEAVRNAEGTIVDFRLIEANRVGLSAYGLSRDAAVGQLTSVLFPWDHQNGIFERYRRVIEVREPDFFTFSFSENEMPGWIDVRLTPHRDNWVIASSLDITAIKEAERVQFQQAELLQGVLDSSQHSIVFLEAIRDGNNRVVDFWYAMQNAANARNIGLSDEEIRGRTLLELFPGTGLSGLFDRYVEVAETGVSQRLEEFYEGQGLKGWFDISVAKRGDGVVVTIVDITETRQFRQQLEVANAELRRSNDNLQQFAYVASHDLQEPLRKIQAFGEILVKEYGMALDESGADLVRRMQSAADRMSVLIRDLLSYSRITTHREPFQEVDLNGLLTEVLNDLDLLIRDKSARIERGPLPVTHGDRSQLGQLFQNLISNALKFGKPGEISRISISSRRVLRRDLPPVLLATERTHYHEISIEDNGVGFDEKYTERIFQVFQRLHGKSQFPGTGIGLAICRKVVENHHGTITAASKPGEGATFRVYLPEVE, via the coding sequence ATGAACCCGTCTACATCAGGAAGTACCGCACATCAGGTTGGCACGGAAACGCCGGTTGAGGCCCTGCGGCAGGAAAATGCCCTTCTGCGCAGCATGCTGGAGGCGACGCCCCTGGGCGTTTGTGCGCTTCAACCGGTTCTGGACAGCACGGGACAAGCCATCGATTTCGTGGTTCTGGCGTTCAACCAGGCGTCCCTCCGCTACGTGGCCGCTACCCCGTTTCCGCTGGCGAAGGGTTTTTCGTTCAGCCAGCTTGTTCCCGGAGCCAGAGAGACCGGCCTGTTTGACCGGCTCCGGCAGGTTTTCGAAACGGGCGAACCGCAGCAGGCAGAAATACCTCATTTTCTGGAAAATACCCCCGGCTGGTACCTGATCCGGTTTCAGAAGCAGGGCGAACACCTGCTGGCGACCTTTCACGACCTTTCGCAGCCGCTTCTGGCCCGTCAGACGCCGAAAGAAAAGGGTTCCCTGCTGCAAAATGTGCTGAACACCATTCAGGCGGGTGTCTTTGTCTCCGAAGCCGTACGAAACGAGGCGGGTGAGGTCATCGACTTCCGCGTGATCGAAGCCAATCCGGTCGCCCTGCGCACCATCGGGCTTACGCTGGAAGAGGTCATTGGGCAGCTTACCTCCAAAATCTTTCCCTACAGCCATTCTTCCGGCGTGTTCAACCGGTACCTGACGGTGCTGGAAACGGGCGAAGCGCAGCAGTACGAGATACCCTATTTTGGCGATGGCCTCTCGGCCTGGTTCAGCGTCCGGCTGGTACCGGACGGGACCGAGCGGGTTATTTCCAGTACACTGGACATTACCAGCATCAAGGAGGCGCAGCTTTCGCAGCAGCGACAAACGCAGACGCTGCAGGGCATTCTGGAGAATATTCCGTCGGGCCTTTTCATTACGGAAGCGGTCCGTAACGCCGAAGGCACCATCGTCGATTTCCGCCTGATTGAAGCCAACCGGGTGGGGCTCTCGGCTTACGGACTGAGCCGGGACGCCGCGGTGGGCCAACTGACTTCGGTGCTTTTTCCCTGGGATCATCAGAACGGCATCTTTGAGCGGTACCGCCGCGTCATCGAAGTGCGGGAGCCTGATTTCTTCACTTTTTCGTTTAGTGAAAACGAGATGCCGGGCTGGATTGACGTTCGGCTGACTCCCCACCGGGATAACTGGGTCATCGCGTCGAGCCTCGACATTACGGCCATCAAGGAAGCCGAACGGGTGCAGTTTCAGCAGGCCGAACTGCTGCAGGGCGTCCTGGATTCTTCCCAGCATTCCATTGTGTTTCTGGAAGCCATCCGGGATGGGAACAACCGGGTTGTGGACTTCTGGTACGCCATGCAGAATGCCGCCAACGCCCGCAACATTGGCCTTTCGGACGAAGAAATCCGGGGACGGACGCTGCTCGAACTGTTTCCGGGGACGGGCCTTTCCGGGCTGTTCGACCGGTACGTGGAGGTCGCCGAAACCGGCGTTTCGCAGCGGCTCGAAGAGTTTTATGAAGGACAGGGCCTGAAAGGGTGGTTTGATATTTCGGTGGCCAAACGGGGCGACGGGGTCGTTGTGACCATTGTCGATATTACCGAAACCCGGCAGTTTCGCCAGCAGCTGGAAGTGGCCAATGCCGAACTGCGCCGGTCGAACGACAACCTGCAGCAGTTTGCCTACGTGGCCTCGCACGATCTGCAGGAGCCGCTCCGGAAGATTCAGGCGTTTGGCGAAATTCTGGTGAAAGAGTACGGGATGGCGCTCGACGAATCCGGCGCCGATCTGGTCCGACGGATGCAGAGCGCCGCCGACCGGATGTCCGTGCTCATTCGCGACCTGTTGTCTTATTCCCGCATCACCACGCACCGCGAGCCGTTCCAGGAAGTAGACCTGAACGGGCTGCTGACGGAAGTGCTGAACGATCTTGATCTGCTGATCCGGGACAAAAGCGCCCGGATCGAGCGCGGCCCTCTGCCCGTCACGCACGGCGACCGTTCGCAGCTGGGGCAGCTGTTCCAGAATCTGATTTCGAATGCGCTCAAATTTGGCAAACCGGGCGAGATTTCCCGCATTTCGATCAGCAGCCGTCGCGTTCTGCGCCGTGACCTGCCGCCGGTTCTGCTTGCCACGGAAAGGACGCATTACCACGAGATTTCGATTGAAGACAATGGCGTCGGGTTCGACGAAAAATACACCGAACGCATTTTCCAGGTTTTCCAGCGGCTTCACGGAAAAAGCCAGTTTCCCGGCACCGGCATCGGGCTGGCCATCTGCCGGAAAGTTGTCGAAAACCACCACGGCACCATTACCGCCGCCAGCAAACCCGGCGAGGGCGCCACATTTCGGGTGTATCTGCCGGAGGTTGAATGA
- a CDS encoding M23 family metallopeptidase, with the protein MKVTLWQMTRWVGFLAALWLGLANTASSQTVFLSDSTAPRVDSLCLQFQQLYIQIREETIEPDSARLTFQQIMNGLRSRFRMTEPLRLDSVAKAEFVSQFGYFNFPLRGYGPNAIGGVRGNGYRGVGFDLFDYQVRGSHPAQDIFIRDRNQDSVDDNTGQPTDVLAMSNGVVIGIETAWNPGQEYRGGNWIWIYDPVLDGLFYYAHNNAVFVKPGDWVLPGQKIAEVGRTGFNAYKTRSPTHLHLMYLQLRPDGLPEPRNTYRWLIGARMN; encoded by the coding sequence GTGAAAGTAACACTCTGGCAAATGACGCGGTGGGTCGGTTTTCTGGCGGCTTTGTGGCTGGGTCTGGCGAATACGGCCTCTTCGCAGACGGTTTTTTTATCGGACAGCACGGCCCCGCGCGTGGACTCGCTCTGCCTCCAGTTTCAGCAGCTTTATATTCAGATTCGGGAAGAAACCATCGAGCCCGACTCGGCCCGGCTGACTTTTCAGCAAATCATGAACGGCCTGCGCAGCCGTTTCCGGATGACCGAACCGCTCCGGCTCGACAGTGTGGCGAAGGCCGAATTTGTGAGCCAGTTCGGCTACTTCAACTTTCCGCTGCGGGGATACGGCCCCAATGCCATCGGCGGCGTCCGCGGCAATGGCTATCGTGGCGTGGGCTTCGACCTGTTTGATTATCAGGTTCGCGGCAGTCACCCCGCCCAGGACATCTTCATCCGTGACCGCAATCAGGACAGCGTGGACGACAACACCGGCCAGCCGACGGACGTTCTGGCCATGTCCAACGGCGTGGTGATTGGCATCGAAACAGCCTGGAACCCGGGCCAGGAGTACCGGGGCGGCAACTGGATCTGGATTTACGATCCCGTTCTGGACGGGCTTTTCTACTACGCCCACAACAACGCCGTGTTTGTCAAACCGGGCGACTGGGTCCTGCCCGGCCAGAAGATTGCCGAAGTGGGCCGCACCGGCTTCAACGCCTACAAAACCCGCTCCCCGACGCACCTCCACCTCATGTACCTCCAGCTCCGCCCCGACGGCCTTCCCGAACCCCGAAACACATACCGCTGGCTGATAGGCGCCAGAATGAATTAA
- the porG gene encoding type IX secretion system protein PorG, with translation MLTRLCTILLVLLAMGTGARAQSWEVGLGGGVMVYKGDIAPNFNFRDPRPAGNLIVRRNLSQPLTLRLNLGIGSIAGRDSSFSDPFQQARNTSFRSSLREVSMLFEYNFLNYSQLRRVKNWTPYLFGGVGVHSAGLQNSVERSPYRQIHFPLGVGIKYEFKRPWSLGLEFGTRFTTTDYLDSYGPETFSGTQKLRQGNPSDKDRYTFIGLSLTYTFYKIVCPE, from the coding sequence ATGCTAACGCGCCTGTGCACCATTCTGCTGGTTCTGCTGGCAATGGGCACGGGCGCGCGGGCGCAGTCCTGGGAGGTCGGGCTGGGCGGGGGCGTCATGGTCTACAAAGGCGACATTGCCCCCAATTTCAATTTCCGGGACCCCCGGCCGGCCGGCAACCTCATTGTGCGGCGTAACCTGAGCCAGCCGCTGACCCTTCGGCTCAATCTCGGCATCGGCAGTATTGCGGGCCGCGACAGCAGTTTCAGCGATCCCTTCCAGCAGGCCCGCAACACCTCGTTCCGGTCCAGTCTTCGGGAGGTAAGCATGCTCTTCGAATACAACTTTCTCAATTATTCGCAGCTCCGTCGGGTGAAAAACTGGACGCCCTACCTTTTTGGCGGGGTGGGCGTGCATTCGGCGGGACTACAGAATTCGGTGGAGCGGAGCCCGTACCGCCAGATTCATTTTCCGCTGGGTGTCGGCATCAAATATGAGTTTAAACGGCCCTGGAGCCTCGGACTGGAGTTCGGAACCCGCTTCACGACGACCGATTACCTCGACAGCTACGGCCCTGAAACCTTCAGCGGAACGCAGAAGCTGCGGCAGGGAAACCCGTCAGACAAAGACCGTTATACCTTTATCGGGCTGTCGCTGACGTATACCTTCTACAAAATTGTGTGCCCTGAGTAG
- a CDS encoding outer membrane beta-barrel protein has translation MKNHLLITGALATAALSVLAPSDSLAQSRNKNFLPYSTVGLGIGTASYYGELSGYRRPLRSTFMMMRWNANLAYTRHFTPRLAARASFTYARIAGDDYTYNKGDLNRGIVQYVRNLHFRNDLKEFALTGIYQFRPDGRNTNYRVKFSPYIFAGLALVAHSPEAKTPVGYTPPGGQGDQPQNWVKLQPLGTEGQGQPGAPKQYSLVTIAVPVGFGVRYKLNDRFDLGAEVGLRLTTTDYLDDVGGPTPPDPSVLKDDLSRAMSDRSLEPVAARKGGDRRQQLTDYLNGQDPFASNGAALPGIDARGSSDFPKDGYLIGTIQLRYVLLPKIKCPPVK, from the coding sequence ATGAAGAATCACCTACTGATTACAGGCGCGCTGGCGACAGCAGCCCTGAGTGTACTTGCGCCATCGGATAGCTTGGCCCAAAGTCGCAATAAGAATTTCCTGCCCTATTCTACCGTTGGGCTCGGAATCGGAACCGCCAGTTATTACGGCGAGCTTTCCGGGTACCGCAGGCCCCTCCGTTCGACCTTTATGATGATGCGCTGGAATGCCAATCTGGCGTACACGCGGCATTTCACGCCCCGACTCGCGGCCCGGGCTTCCTTCACCTACGCCCGGATTGCCGGCGACGATTACACCTACAACAAGGGGGATCTGAACCGGGGCATCGTCCAGTACGTACGAAACCTGCACTTCCGCAACGATCTGAAGGAATTTGCGCTGACGGGGATTTACCAGTTCCGGCCCGACGGGCGCAACACCAACTACCGCGTCAAGTTCTCGCCCTACATCTTCGCCGGTCTGGCACTGGTGGCGCACAGCCCCGAAGCAAAGACCCCGGTTGGCTACACGCCGCCGGGCGGACAGGGCGACCAGCCGCAGAACTGGGTGAAACTGCAACCGCTGGGCACCGAAGGACAGGGCCAGCCGGGCGCTCCGAAACAGTATTCGCTCGTAACCATTGCCGTTCCGGTAGGTTTTGGGGTGCGGTACAAGCTCAACGACCGCTTTGACCTGGGCGCCGAAGTCGGCCTGCGGCTGACCACCACGGACTACCTGGACGATGTAGGCGGACCGACGCCTCCGGACCCGAGCGTGCTGAAAGACGACCTGTCCCGGGCCATGTCCGACCGGTCGCTGGAGCCCGTTGCCGCCCGCAAGGGAGGCGACCGCCGCCAGCAACTGACCGACTACCTGAATGGTCAGGACCCGTTTGCCAGCAACGGCGCCGCCCTGCCCGGTATCGACGCCCGCGGTTCATCGGACTTTCCCAAAGATGGCTACCTGATCGGGACCATTCAACTGCGGTACGTCCTGTTGCCGAAAATCAAATGTCCGCCCGTTAAGTAA
- a CDS encoding NAD kinase, producing the protein MKIAIHGRNFTEQTKPYIQAMFDELALRQVEVQLSEPYRALLEGAGVNHHSVSIYNSFRDVFAADFAFSLGGDGTLLEAVTHVGPHHVPIVGINIGRLGFLATVSPRAISAMLEALFAGNFHIDERTLITLDAEVDLFDGVPFGLNDVTITKTETSSMITVHTYIDGEFLNSYWADGLIVSTPSGSTGYSLSCGGPVLLPHNENFIVTPVSPHNLNVRPMVVPDSCSLSFEVESRSGAFLVSVDSRFRTVDLSTRLSVRKELFKARLVKLPEDNFLNTLRSKLNWGWDIRN; encoded by the coding sequence ATGAAAATTGCCATTCACGGCCGAAACTTCACCGAGCAGACAAAACCCTACATCCAGGCCATGTTCGACGAACTGGCCCTGCGGCAGGTGGAGGTGCAGCTGTCGGAGCCCTACCGAGCGCTGCTGGAAGGGGCGGGCGTCAACCACCACAGTGTATCCATCTACAACTCGTTCCGGGATGTTTTCGCGGCGGACTTTGCCTTCAGTCTGGGAGGCGACGGGACGCTGCTCGAAGCCGTTACGCATGTCGGTCCGCACCACGTTCCGATTGTGGGCATCAACATCGGCCGTCTGGGCTTTCTGGCGACGGTATCGCCCCGCGCGATCTCGGCCATGCTGGAGGCGCTCTTTGCCGGGAATTTTCACATCGACGAACGAACCCTCATTACGCTGGACGCTGAGGTAGACCTGTTCGACGGCGTGCCGTTTGGCCTCAACGACGTCACGATTACCAAAACGGAAACGTCCTCCATGATTACGGTCCACACCTACATCGACGGCGAATTTCTGAACTCCTACTGGGCCGACGGGCTGATCGTGTCTACGCCTTCGGGCTCCACGGGTTACTCGCTCAGCTGCGGCGGGCCGGTCCTGCTTCCCCACAACGAAAACTTCATTGTCACGCCCGTCAGCCCGCACAACCTGAACGTGCGGCCGATGGTGGTTCCGGATTCGTGCAGCCTTTCCTTCGAGGTCGAAAGCCGAAGCGGCGCTTTTCTGGTCTCGGTGGACTCCCGCTTCCGGACGGTCGATCTGTCCACCCGGCTGAGCGTCCGGAAAGAACTGTTCAAAGCCCGCCTCGTTAAATTGCCGGAAGACAATTTCCTGAACACACTCCGCAGTAAACTCAACTGGGGCTGGGATATACGGAATTGA
- a CDS encoding CBS domain-containing protein, translating to MLASELIDPMLPSLKPTDTVGQALDWMQEHRVGQLAVVDQGEYKGLVNEDLLMDVPDDERPLSEVMRMFEHIYVYDSQHLYELLHLILEHRLQVLAVVNDVREFMGTVSTGELLKQYAQLLGLQEPGAILVLNISERDYSMAEISRLIESNNVRIIGSHFSGSAYGTIDKSRLTLKLNRKDITAVVATLERFGYHIEAAFANTPIESIDQERLDSLLRYLNT from the coding sequence ATGCTTGCTTCCGAATTAATAGACCCTATGCTGCCGTCCCTGAAACCGACGGATACCGTCGGCCAGGCACTCGACTGGATGCAGGAGCATCGCGTCGGGCAACTGGCGGTGGTTGACCAGGGAGAATACAAAGGTTTGGTCAACGAAGACCTGCTGATGGATGTGCCTGACGATGAGCGGCCGCTGAGTGAGGTCATGCGGATGTTTGAACACATCTATGTGTACGATTCGCAACACCTGTACGAACTGCTCCACCTGATTCTGGAACACCGGCTCCAGGTGCTCGCGGTGGTCAACGATGTCCGCGAATTTATGGGCACCGTTTCGACCGGCGAACTTCTGAAACAGTACGCCCAGCTGCTGGGTTTGCAGGAGCCGGGAGCCATTCTGGTCCTCAATATCAGCGAACGGGACTACAGCATGGCCGAAATCAGCCGCCTCATCGAATCCAACAACGTCCGGATCATCGGCAGCCACTTCTCCGGGTCGGCGTACGGCACCATCGACAAATCGCGGCTTACGCTCAAACTGAACCGGAAAGACATCACGGCCGTGGTGGCTACTCTGGAGCGGTTTGGCTACCACATCGAAGCGGCCTTTGCCAATACCCCGATTGAAAGCATCGATCAGGAACGGCTGGATTCGCTGCTGCGCTATCTGAACACCTGA